The genomic interval GTCCTGATTCATTTTGGTATCCTGGGTGGGGGAGGCGGCATCGGTGATGCAATCAATATGAATCCTCTTGTGATTCACGACATAGCAAAAGGATTCCCAGGTATTTCATTTATAATTCCTCACTTTGGTTGTGGATACACTCGTGAATTACTTCAATTGGCTTGGGCATGTCCTAATATCTATGTTGATACCACCGGGACAAACGATTGGATTCGTTGGATGCCATATCCTGTAACCATTCACGATCTATTCCGTGTATTTACTGAGACAATAGGTCCTCAAAGAATTATTTTTGGCACAGATTCCAACCATTTTCCCCGAGGTTTTGCTTATCCCGTTTTTCAAGCTCAATGGCAGGCTTGCAGAGACATCGGACTGGATGATCCGAGTATGTGTTCAATATTTCACGATAATGCTATCCGATTACTGAAGAATATACAGGTATAAGGAGTGACTTCTTTCACTTTTAAATAATTAGTTGATGGGCAAGAATGAATAAACAAGGTTGTGTAAAAGATATTTTTATTACTACTTATGCAGATAGCAGAAGAAAGGGAATTTCTTGAATTATATAAACGACCTGTAAATTTTAATGATTTAATGCATCATTAGCAGCAGAGTGACGGGAGGTGATAAAATAAAAAATATCTTATAAATAATGATCTGATACTGTAAATATTAAGTTAAAAATTTTAAAAGGAGGGATTTGAAATGTTAAAGAAATTTATGGTAGTGTTATTTTTCTGTATGCTCTTTACTTCAGCCGTATTTGCAGAAACAGCATTAAACTTTGCATCTACACAAATGGTACCGGCGGCTGAGCAGATATTTGCTAAAAGTGTATTACTTAAAGGTTTTGCCGATGAATCCGGTATAAATGCTGAATTTATTCCCATGGAGTACCCTGACCTGTTTACCCGTCTTTCTGCCGAAGTCTCTGCTCAAAAAGTAACCATATCGCTTGTTGGCGAGTTGCATGGTGGGCTTGATTTAATGAATACGAAGGCTTTATTTGATGATCTTAGTGGAATTAGTTTACCCAACCGGACATTTATTAAAGCCTTAGAAGATTATTCTGTTATGGCTGGTAAAAAAGTTTATGTACCATGGATGCAAGCAACCTATGTCATGGCGGTGAATAAAAAAGCATTCCAATATTTACCGGCTGGTTTAAAAGCTGAAGATGTAACCGGTGCAAGTGCAAAATGGACCTACGATGCTCTCCTAAATTGGTCAAAAAACCTTAATGATGCATTTAAAGGACAAAAGCTTGGTTTCCCGATGGGTCCTAAGGGATTATGGCATAGATTCTTACATGGTTATATTTATCCATCATTCACCGGTTATCAAGCTGCAGCATTCGATAGTCTAAGAGCAGTTAAATTGTGGGAGTATCTTAAAGAACTTCGATCATATGTACATCCCTCTAGCTCGGTCTGGGAATCGATGGATGAGCCCTTACTCAAAGAAGAAGTACTGATTGCCTGGGATCATACCGCCCGTATAAAGAATGCTGTCA from Candidatus Atribacteria bacterium carries:
- a CDS encoding carbohydrate ABC transporter substrate-binding protein, translated to MLKKFMVVLFFCMLFTSAVFAETALNFASTQMVPAAEQIFAKSVLLKGFADESGINAEFIPMEYPDLFTRLSAEVSAQKVTISLVGELHGGLDLMNTKALFDDLSGISLPNRTFIKALEDYSVMAGKKVYVPWMQATYVMAVNKKAFQYLPAGLKAEDVTGASAKWTYDALLNWSKNLNDAFKGQKLGFPMGPKGLWHRFLHGYIYPSFTGYQAAAFDSLRAVKLWEYLKELRSYVHPSSSVWESMDEPLLKEEVLIAWDHTARIKNAVIEKPEDFAIIPCPSGPQGRGYITVAVGLAVPAGAPQKDNAIKLIDYLTSPAIQVKMLENIGFFPTIKEAGGVIPEGPLKILAAGVLAQSGSPDSVIAMIPSLGAKGGEFSAAYRDAFTKIVIEGADIDATIISVGDKLRAIFKEVGVPLL